Proteins encoded in a region of the Phaenicophaeus curvirostris isolate KB17595 chromosome 1, BPBGC_Pcur_1.0, whole genome shotgun sequence genome:
- the TMEM213 gene encoding transmembrane protein 213, translating to MKHLCSEPWAAFVVLFFTNALWYSYSAAAEEISNVSRSSMLTTEYEAPCLHVNFCTQAAVCCPTGMDDYGWIAAAVGWSLWFLTLILLCMDKLMKLRPDEPKYLVA from the exons atgaagcacctctgctctgagccGTGGGCAGCCTTCGTTGTGCTCTTCTTCACCAACGCGCTCTGGTATTCCTACTCAGCAG cagctgaagaaatcTCCAATGTTTCAAGAAGCTCCATGCTCACAACTGAGTACGAAGCACCATGTCTTC ATGTGAACTTCTGCACGCAAGCGGCTGTGTGCTGCCCAACAGGCATGGATGATTATGGATGGATTGCAGCGGCTGTTGGGTGGAGTCTCTGGTTTCTGACCCTCATCCTGCTCTGCATGGACAAGCTTATGAAACTCCGGCCTGATGAACCCAAATACTTGGTTGCTTGA